From Lolium perenne isolate Kyuss_39 chromosome 5, Kyuss_2.0, whole genome shotgun sequence, a single genomic window includes:
- the LOC127302583 gene encoding uncharacterized protein isoform X2, which yields MVFACSATAVRLRHGYIQDRHKIFVTSARFAHEFNANRTKDDKLRIELRIPNNVNPTMNGYLGLHDENIAIVTSFCPRALHTMETSNPADLPPGRGNHNNKLFAFGCADDCTLMGTSCSYPVFHENGFVSVNCDSITATALGGAVICFGHDRSGHLAGVIVGCSEGKTTFIPTKMLHELLQALVITSKTSVFRGYSLPQGVKSVIPSGFMVRSTILQSLGYPLPPPLVFELNGGLVGTFENDFGQFHYWEGFPFDDPYSGPGKPIWEQLGEQVIEKMSKSVVSIASFKEHERFFACTGLLITWGPSTFVLTSASLVRTGDAPDEIDENLRFEVFLPPGQCVDGMLELYHSNYNIAIFSLGKDLSDISPVDILSAKVTCPRNKVVAAIGRRTKERHGLLMASMGKVTCTINCRPKKKEHQGLDLNCKDLVLSTCKIKKVGIGGPLIGLDGKFMGMNFYDESRTTPFMPSTKIAEVMKKGFKLLFERDSSGPPIKNMETPTRKMERPTKNRKKRNQWPVPKPYWYLAGQQDVLDQHWGNVSLKTKHGGKVSFKRKHGVVKVRGKVLT from the exons ATTGAGCTGCGTATTCCTAACAACGTTAACCCAACTATGAATGGGTACTTGGGACTACACGACGAAAATATTGCTATCGTCACGTCTTTTTGCCCCCGCGCCCTCCACACTATGGAAACCTCTAATCCTGCGGATCTGCCCCCAGGCCGAGGCAATCACAATAATAAGCTATTCGCATTTGGATGCGCCGACGATTGCACTTTGATGGGCACAAGTTGTTCCTATCCTGTTTTCCACGAGAATGGCTTTGTGTCGGTCAATTGTGACAGCATCACAGCG ACTGCACTGGGAGGGGCTGTTATATGCTTTGGTCATGATAGATCGGGACACTTGGCTGGTGTTATCGTTGGCTGTTCTGAAGGCAAGACCACCTTCATACCAACGAAGATGCTTCATGAATTGTTGCAGGCTCTTGTGATAACCAG TAAAACTTCCGTCTTCCGTGGATATTCGTTGCCTCAAGGTGTAAAGAGTGTCATCCCTTCAG GATTTATGGTAAGATCTACGATTCTTCAATCCCTGGGCTATCCCCTGCCACCGCCACTTGTTTTTGAGC tcaatgGGGGGTTGGTTGGTACGTTTGAAAATGATTTTGGTCAATTTCATTATTGGGAAGGGTTTCCTTTCGATGACCCTTACAGTGGTCCTGGGAAGCCTATCTGGGAGCAACTTGGAGAACAAGTCATTGAGAAAATGTCAAAAAGTGTTGTCTCAATCGCTTCATTCAAGG AACACGAGAGGTTTTTTGCATGCACAGGCCTGCTTATAACGTGGGGCCCCAGCACATTCGTACTTACTTCGGCCAGTTTGGTTAGGACTGGTGATGCTCCAGACGAAATTGATGAGAACCTGAGG TTTGAGGTGTTTCTCCCTCCAGGACAATGTGTGGATGGCATGCTGGAATTGTATCATTCAAATTACAACATTGCTATTTTCAGTCTTGGAAAGGATCTCAGTGATATTTCTCCAGTAGATATTCTCAGTGCCAAGGTCACATGCCCACGCAATAAGGTGGTAGCAGCTATAGGTCGCCGGACTAAAGAACGTCACGGGTTATTGATGGCCTCAATGGGTAAAGTGACATGTACAATTAATTGTCGCCCAAAAAAGAAAGAACACCAGGGTTTGGATCTTAATTGCAAAGACCTTGTTTTGTCCACTTGTAAAATCAAGAAG GTTGGTATTGGGGGTCCCCTTATTGGTTTAGATGGTAAATTCATGGGCATGAACTTTTATGATGAAAGTCGAACAACTCCTTTTATGCCAAGTACGAAGATTGCAGAAGTTATGAAGAAAGGGTTTAAACTTCTGTTTGAAAG AGATTCCAGCGGTCCTCCTATCAAAAACATGGAAACACCGACTAGAAAGATGGAACGGCCGACTAAAAATAGGAAGAAGAGAAACCA GTGGCCTGTGCCCAAGCCATATTGGTATCTTGCTGGCCAACAGGATGTCCTAGACCAGCATTGGGGAAATGTTTCCCTAAAAACAAAGCATGGCGGAAAAGTTTCCTTCAAAAGAAAGCATGGTGTTGTAAAAGTTCGTGGAAAAGTTCTTACTTAG